In the Solanum pennellii chromosome 5, SPENNV200 genome, one interval contains:
- the LOC107019286 gene encoding uncharacterized protein LOC107019286 — MKGFGIPCGLPWHLADDVYVPVNSNGKFHWVLTVVALKERCIKVYDFMSSHRSNRKLFFEIQKMDTMLPKYLELCGFFEQNERTNWSVLKCYQGKNKSHPFEVSHVTGIAQQESSSLDCGIFVAAYAEFLSDELEVPSCGISVDTLRLRYASLLWNYGIVKAQNGYVSNNEDPEMRRTKKKKRS; from the exons ATGAAAGGGTTTGGTATACCTTGTGGACTGCCCTGGCACTTGGCAGATGATGTTTATGTCCCTGTAAATAGTAATGGGAAATTTCATTGGGTCTTGACAGTCGTTGCATTGAAGGAACGGTGCATAAAAGTGTATGATTTCATGTCCTCACATAGGTCTAATAGAAAATTATTCTTTGAGATTCAAAAGATGGATACAATGTTGCCAAAGTACCTTGAGTTGTGTGGATTTTTTGAGCAAAATGAGCGAACCAACTGGTCAGTTCTTAAATGTTATCAAGGAAAGAACAAATCTCACCCATTCGAAGTCAGTCATGTTACTGGTATTGCCCAACAAGAAAGCAGTAGTCT AGATTGTGGAATTTTTGTTGCTGCATACGCTGAGTTTTTGAGTGATGAATTAGAAGTACCATCATGTGGAATTAGTGTTGACACCCTTCGCTTGAGATATGCTTCACTCCTATGGAATTATGGGATTGTAAAGGCTCAAAATGGTTATGTTAGTAACAATGAAGATCCAGAGATGCgtagaactaaaaaaaaaaaaagaagctaa
- the LOC107020470 gene encoding urease isoform X2 has translation MCFGGGLIVLNPQREAVILKVTNTGDRPIQVGSHYHFIEVNPSLIFDRKRAHGMRLNIPAGAATRFEPGETRSVVLIGISGKKVIRGGNAIADGPVDDAKVMTLMEALSEGGFGHLEEPNPREGVVGEESCFSFSMTHEEYAKMFGPTTGDRIRLGDTDLFAEIEKDFGIFGDECVFGGGKVLRDGMGQACGYAPADCLDTVITNAVVIDYTGIFKCDIGIKDGHIVSLCKAGNPDVMDSNAIIGVNTEVIAGEGMIVTAGAIDCHVHFICPQLAYEAISSGITTMVGGGTGPAHGTRATTCTPGHVHMELMLQSTDEIPLNFGFTGKGNSSKADGLHEIIKAGAMGLKLHEDWGTTPAAIDMCLSVADQYDIQVNIHTDTLNESGFVEHTIAAFKGRTIHTYHSEGAGGGHAPDIIKVCGVKNVIPSSTNPTRPFTSNTVDEHLDMLMVCHHLSKNSREDVAFAESRIRAETIAAEDILHDMGAISIISSDSQAMGRIGEVICRTWQTAHKMKSFRGPLDIDGSDNDNFRIKRYIAKYTINPAIANGICQYVGSVEVGKLADLVVWKPSFFGAKPEMVIKGGVIAWSNMGDPNASIPTPEPVTMRPMFGAFSKAASSNSIAFVSKVALDAGIKDSYRLNKRVEAVTNVRNISKLNMKLNDALPDIKVDPETYTVTADGTALTCPPATTLPLSRNYFLF, from the exons GTTGGCAGCCACTACCACTTTATCGAGGTCAATCCATCCTTGATATTTGATCGAAAGAGAGCACATGGCATGCGTCTAAATATACCTGCAGGAGCAGCCACGAGATTTGAA CCAGGAGAAACAAGAAGTGTAGTTCTTATTGGGATTAGTGGCAAAAAAGTGATTAGAGGAGGTAATGCAATTGCTGATGGTCCAGTTGATGATGCAAAAGTTATGACATTAATGGAAGCTCTAAGTGAAGGAGGATTTGGTCATTTGGAAGAGCCAAATCCAAG GGAAGGTGTTGTAGGAGAAGAATCTTGCTTTTCGTTTTCGATGACTCATGAGGAGTATGCCAAAATGTTTGGCCCCACTACTGGAGACAGAATACGTCTGGGGGACACTGACCTGTTTGCTGAAATTGAGAAAGACTTTGGTATCTTTGGTGATGAATGCGTGTTTGGGGGTGGAAAAGTTCTAAGAGATGGAATGGGTCAGGCATGTGGATATGCTCCAGCAGATTGTTTGGATACTGTTATAACAAATGCTGTAGTGATTGACTATACAGGAATTTTCAAGTGTGATATTGGAATTAAAGATGGTCATATTGTTTCCCTTTGTAAGGCAGGTAACCCAGATGTCATGGATAGTAATGCGATAATTGGG GTTAACACTGAGGTTATTGCAGGTGAAGGAATGATTGTAACAGCAGGAGCTATAGATTGTCATGTGCACTTTATATGCCCTCAACTGGCATATGAGGCAATATCAAGTg GAATCACTACAATGGTGGGAGGTGGTACAGGGCCTGCTCATGGGACACGTGCAACCACTTGTACACCGGGACATGTGCACATGGAATTGATGTTGCAGTCAACAGACGAAATTCCCCTAAATTTTGGTTTCACTGGAAAA GGTAACAGTTCCAAGGCTGATGGCCTACATGAAATAATCAAAGCTGGAGCAATGGGACTGAAGCTTCATGAGGACTGGGGAACTACTCCTGCTGCTATAGATATGTGCCTATCTGTTGCCGATCAATATGATATTCAG GTCAACATCCATACTGACACCTTGAATGAATCTGGATTTGTTGAGCATACAATTGCTGCTTTTAAAGGTCGCACCATACATACATATCACAG TGAAGGTGCTGGTGGTGGACATGCTCCGGATATAATCAAGGTTTGTGGTGTAAAGAATGTAATTCCCTCATCAACCAATCCAACACGTCCATTCACTTCGAATACTGTGGACGAGCACCTTGACATGCTG atggtatgccatcatcttAGCAAGAACTCCCGAGAGGATGTAGCTTTTGCTGAATCCCGGATTCGGGCTGAAACAATTGCTGCAGAAGACATTTTGCATGATATGGGAGCAATTAGCATAATATCTTCTGATTCACAAGCCATGGGTCGAATTGGAGAG GTGATTTGTAGAACATGGCAGACTGCCCACAAGATGAAGTCATTTAGAGGACCATTGGACATAGACGGATCAGACAATGACAATTTCCGGATCAAGCGATACATCGCAAAATACACTATAAATCCAGCAATTGCTAATGGGATCTGTCAATATGTCGGATCAGTTGAG GTAGGGAAATTAGCCGATCTTGTGGTGTGGAAACCCTCATTTTTCGGAGCAAAACCAGAAATGGTGATCAAAGGAGGCGTAATAGCTTGGTCAAACATGGGAGACCCAAATGCTAGTATCCCAACTCCTGAACCG GTGACAATGAGACCTATGTTTGGAGCATTCTCCAAGGCTGCAAGTTCTAATTCAATTGCTTTTGTCAGCAAG GTTGCTCTGGATGCTGGAATAAAAGATTCGTATAGACTAAACAAGAGGGTTGAAGCTGTAACTAATGTGAGAAATATCAGTAAACTAAATATGAAGCTCAATGATGCACTGCCTGACATCAAAGTCGATCCTGAGACATACACGGTGACTGCAGATGGAACAGCCCTTACATGCCCCCCGGCTACTACTCTACCACTCTCCAGGAACTATTTTCTCTTTTAG